A single genomic interval of Chitinophaga sp. 180180018-3 harbors:
- a CDS encoding NAD(P)-dependent oxidoreductase, giving the protein MKVAIIGASGFIGSAILNEALNRGHEVTAIVRNPEKIEVKNDRLTVRKGDATDEAALTPLLAGNEAVIVSYSAHDTPTYVKAIHAILNATKKNGIRRLLAVSGAGSLEIAPGVQLLDTPEFPAEWKEGASATREAFYIIRQSNDLDWTVLSPAMMIQPGERTGKFRLGKDQVVFNEKGESKISSADYAVALIDELEQPKHIKQRFTLAY; this is encoded by the coding sequence ATGAAAGTAGCCATCATTGGAGCGTCCGGATTTATCGGCTCCGCCATCCTGAACGAAGCATTGAACAGAGGACATGAAGTAACTGCTATTGTCCGTAACCCGGAGAAGATTGAAGTAAAAAATGACCGTCTTACTGTCAGGAAAGGTGATGCTACTGATGAAGCGGCACTGACACCATTGCTGGCAGGAAATGAAGCGGTAATCGTTTCTTATAGTGCACACGATACTCCTACTTACGTAAAAGCGATCCATGCTATCCTCAATGCTACAAAAAAGAATGGGATCAGGCGTTTGCTGGCGGTAAGCGGTGCCGGAAGCCTGGAAATAGCCCCCGGCGTGCAATTGCTGGATACACCCGAATTCCCGGCAGAATGGAAGGAAGGAGCAAGCGCTACCAGGGAAGCTTTCTATATTATCAGGCAATCCAATGATCTCGACTGGACAGTACTGAGCCCAGCCATGATGATCCAGCCAGGTGAACGCACCGGCAAATTCCGCCTTGGAAAAGACCAGGTTGTATTCAATGAAAAAGGCGAAAGCAAAATTTCAAGTGCAGACTACGCCGTAGCCCTGATCGACGAGCTGGAACAACCGAAACATATCAAACAGCGGTTTACGCTGGCTTATTAG
- a CDS encoding AraC family transcriptional regulator: MDVVITNEARDVLLTEPAALDFKNLRSTAIIEDKQQLNLSFGTAVMEESHFDGISIVRCQADVYENIYIHVNDVPQRVMLMFMEQGDVSTSIDGFRRDLKLKSLEHNLVYSSATSDNAAVKKQKGITLFALGLTPDRFLELAENNGRVLEGLANHVAGNRSVALAEKFNPRITPRMTRVIEDVRGSGFQGGLKKLFLQSKVIELLALQCEQAEQEQYGPVKEKMVAGDVEKLYYVRDLLIEHIQQPLSLAQLSRKAGLNEFKLKSGFKTVFNNTVFGYLNDRRLEIARELVLEGLLPLSQIAEQAGYSSPQHFSTAFRKKFGVSPGRIRIRNIE; this comes from the coding sequence ATGGACGTAGTGATTACAAATGAGGCCAGGGATGTACTGTTAACAGAGCCGGCAGCGCTTGACTTTAAAAATTTGCGTTCTACAGCGATAATAGAAGACAAACAGCAATTAAATCTTTCATTTGGTACAGCTGTGATGGAGGAGTCACATTTTGATGGCATCAGCATCGTGCGTTGTCAGGCGGATGTGTATGAAAATATCTATATCCATGTAAATGATGTACCGCAACGTGTAATGTTGATGTTTATGGAGCAGGGAGATGTTAGCACCTCTATTGATGGGTTCCGACGTGATTTAAAGCTAAAGAGTCTTGAACATAACCTGGTATATTCTTCGGCCACTTCGGATAATGCTGCTGTGAAGAAGCAGAAGGGCATCACCCTTTTTGCGCTTGGTCTTACGCCGGATCGTTTTTTGGAGCTGGCAGAAAACAACGGCCGGGTGCTGGAAGGTTTGGCTAATCACGTGGCTGGTAACAGATCAGTTGCGTTGGCAGAGAAATTTAACCCGCGTATTACTCCCCGGATGACGCGTGTGATAGAGGATGTTCGCGGATCCGGTTTCCAGGGAGGATTGAAGAAATTATTTCTGCAGTCGAAAGTAATTGAGCTGCTGGCATTGCAATGTGAGCAGGCGGAGCAGGAGCAGTATGGGCCTGTTAAGGAGAAAATGGTTGCCGGAGATGTGGAGAAACTGTATTATGTTCGTGATCTTCTGATAGAGCATATACAACAACCATTGAGCCTGGCGCAGCTTTCACGCAAGGCGGGCCTGAATGAATTCAAGCTTAAATCGGGTTTTAAAACTGTTTTTAATAACACTGTTTTTGGATATCTGAACGACCGTCGTCTGGAGATCGCCAGGGAACTGGTGCTGGAAGGATTGTTACCTTTATCACAGATAGCAGAACAAGCAGGATATTCTTCTCCCCAACACTTTAGTACAGCATTCAGGAAGAAGTTTGGTGTAAGCCCAGGACGTATTAGAATTAGGAATATAGAATGA